In a genomic window of Magnolia sinica isolate HGM2019 chromosome 14, MsV1, whole genome shotgun sequence:
- the LOC131224852 gene encoding UPF0481 protein At3g47200-like — protein MEVNNDGSPPRPEGLKTSPEPSKRTSPGHELTSSSTSSPPPKPPRPTSPEHKLNYSSTSSPPSEPPIPASPESELASSSTSSPPPEPPRHTPPPPALASSSNTAPPDGGDQNEWVISIKERLDQFSQLDKEVWSRYSIFRAPSNLRKMEPEAYTPQFISIGPFHRGEPHLRLMEAHKWRFLHRSLDRTRQDLDVYIRAISPHVAETRGYYALITDHMSNQEFLEMMLLDSCFIIELLIAVAQGLSRRDDDPLFDVRAVVLEIRRDMLLLENQIPFFILEKLLPLTAGSYFKDYSLSQLALFFFNWSVPGNITKQKTRDTGNEKVLHFLHLIRQSLIPLQYMRPPPPPPPPPPPPPPSSSSRWPPSKFIDTYEHKHLTMRCVSMLVDSGVKFRKRMSSRLTNIEFDFKRGILKIPPLVVDDSTKSILLNLMAFEQCYPKCSDDISSYVVFMDGLINTPGDVAHLQQKGIINYHLGSEKAVAQLFNDLCRDISIDYMYGSHVFALCLELNKYVSLKCPTWKASLRREHFRHPWSIISLGAAVFIIGLTLTQAVYAILAYHIHHS, from the exons ATGGAGGTCAACAATGATGGGAGTCCACCTCGGCCCGAAGGCCTCAAGACCTCACCTGAGCCCTCCAAACGCACGTCTCCCGGGCACGAGCTTACTTCCTCAAGCACCAGCTCACCACCACCCAAGCCCCCCAGACCCACCTCGCCCGAGCACAAGCTTAATTACTCAAGCACCAGCTCACCACCGTCCGAACCCCCCATACCAGCCTCGCCTGAGTCCGAGCTTGCCTCCTCAAGCACCAGCTCACCACCGCCCGAGCCCCCCAGGCACACCCCGCCCCCACCGGCTCTTGCTTCCTCAAGCAACA CTGCACCACCAGACGGCGGCGATCAGAACGAATGGGTAATCTCTATCAAAGAAAGACTAGATCAATTTTCTCAACTGGACAAGGAAGTTTGGTCCAGATATTCCATCTTTCGGGCCCCAAGCAACCTTCGAAAAATGGAGCCCGAGGCCTACACACCCCAGTTCATCTCCATTGGCCCCTTTCACAGAGGCGAGCCCCACCTTCGATTAATGGAAGCTCACAAATGGCGTTTCCTCCATCGTTCCCTCGACCGCACCCGGCAAGATCTGGATGTCTACATCAGGGCCATCTCACCACACGTTGCTGAAACACGTGGATACTATGCGCTGATCACTGACCACATGAGCAATCAAGAATTCCTCGAGATGATGCTGCTTGACTCTTGCTTCATCATTGAATTGCTCATTGCAGTGGCCCAAGGCCTCAGCCGCCGCGACGATGACCCACTCTTCGATGTCCGTGCGGTTGTCCTAGAGATCCGAAGAGACATGTTATTGCTCGAGAACCAAATCCCATTCTTCATCCTGGAAAAATTGCTCCCACTCACTGCAGGATCATACTTCAAGGActactcactgagtcaactcgctCTCTTCTTCTTTAACTGGTCCGTCCCTGGAAACATCACGAAGCAAAAGACTCGCGACACAGGAAATGAGAAAGTACTGCATTTTCTCCATCTTATACGGCAAAGCCTCATACCATTACAATATATGCGGCCTCCACCGCCACCTCCACCGCCGCCGccgccaccaccaccatcatcatcatcacgaTGGCCCCCTTCTAAATTTATAGATACTTATGAACACAAACATCTGACGATGCGATGTGTCTCCATGTTAGTGGACTCTGGGGTGAAGTTCAGGAAGAGAATGTCGAGCAGATTGACGAACATCGAATTTGACTTCAAAAGAGGCATTCTCAAGATCCCACCATTGGTAGTTGACGACTCCACCAAGTCTATCTTACTTAACCTCATGGCCTTCGAGCAGTGCTACCCCAAATGTAGTGATGATATCAGTTCCTACGTTGTTTTCATGGACGGGCTGATCAACACACCAGGAGACGTTGCCCATCTGCAACAGAAAGGGATTATCAACTACCACCTAGGGAGTGAGAAGGCCGTGGCCCAGCTCTTCAATGATCTATGTCGAGATATCAGCATAGATTACATGTATGGCTCTCATGTCTTCGCCCTTTGTTTGGAGTTGAATAAGTATGTCTCGCTTAAGTGTCCCACTTGGAAGGCCAGCTTGAGGCGCGAGCACTTTCGCCATCCGTGGTCCATCATATCCCTCGGGGCTGCTGTTTTCATCATCGGCCTCACGCTGACGCAGGCCGTGTATGCCATCCTAGCCTACCATATTCATCACTCTTAG
- the LOC131224853 gene encoding UPF0481 protein At3g47200-like, protein MTIPEMRIGRKKVRAPFVVSATANTGKRRRRPTARKPAPIKEVPLEQKKIQRENDEENEDSLLKESNHPNPISDWVITIEEKINAAGPPCERGCPWAHHCIFRVPRNLLEMDPKSYIPQIVSIGPYHNGKSHLQEMESHKWRFLRHLLDRTGHHVEMYLDAMSQLEDHARHCYAGLIKEMNAREFVEMMLIDACFILELLRTSIQGIIHCGYSWGDPIFTTRGVVPCIQRDMLMIENQLPLFVLDRLFTLTAGPDETDSVAQLALQFFDSVIPGCQNENTHLFNSNDYGFHLLHLIRQSLLPSPRATFTKIRTDHQPQLMVHCVTNLRESGIKFRKKRSDKFMDIKFHNGVLEIPPLVIHDSTKSIFLNLMAFEQCYPHCSNDVTSYISFMDGLINSSQDVGYLRQQGIIDHGLGSEDDVARLFNGLCREIAFNMNDCYLSHVSDEVNKYFDRRWHVWRASLKHEYFRHPWAIISLVAAILLIGLTLAQTFYTIFPYYVPSS, encoded by the coding sequence ATGACGATTCCTGAAATGAGAATAGGGAGGAAAAAGGTACGAGCCCCTTTCGTCGTTTCAGCAACGGCAAAcacaggaaaaagaagaagaagacccaCCGCTCGAAAGCCAGCCCCAATCAAAGAAGTCCCACTAGAACAAAAGAAGATACAGAGAGAGaatgatgaagaaaatgaagatagtCTGCTAAaagaatccaaccatccaaatccaATATCAGATTGGGTGATCACCATCGAAGAGAAGATCAACGCTGCTGGCCCCCCTTGTGAAAGAGGATGCCCATGGGCCCACCACTGCATCTTCAGGGTCCCACGAAACCTCCTAGAGATGGATCCGAAATCCTACATCCCCCAGATTGTCTCCATTGGCCCTTACCACAATGGCAAATCCCACCTCCAGGAAATGGAATCGCACAAGTGGCGGTTCCTCCGCCACCTTCTCGACCGCACAGGCCACCACGTGGAGATGTATCTTGACGCCATGTCACAGCTCGAAGATCATGCGCGCCACTGCTATGCAGGGCTCATCAAGGAAATGAACGCTCGAGAATTCGTGGAGATGATGCTAATCGACGCTTGTTTTATACTCGAACTCCTCCGCACCTCCATACAAGGAATCATACACTGTGGCTACTCATGGGGGGATCCAATATTCACCACACGCGGTGTCGTTCCATGCATCCAACGCGACATGCTTATGATCGAAAACCAGCTTCCCTTATTCGTTCTTGACCGTTTGTTCACCCTGACGGCCGGACCAGATGAGACCGACTCAGTAGCCCAACTCGCTCTCCAGTTCTTTGACTCAGTTATCCCCGGATGCCAGAATGAAAACACCCATTTATTTAATTCTAATGATTATGgctttcatcttcttcatctaaTCCGTCAAAGCCTACTCCCATCGCCACGGGCCACATTTACGAAGATCAGAACAGATCACCAACCTCAGCTAATGGTGCACTGTGTCACTAATCTGAGGGAATCTGGCATCAAATTCCGAAAGAAGAGATCAGACAAATTCATGGATATCAAATTCCATAATGGTGTCCTTGAAATCCCACCGTTGGTTATCCATGACTCTACCAAGTCCATCTTCCTCAACCTCATGGCATTTGAGCAGTGTTACCCGCATTGCAGCAACGACGTCACGTCTTACATAAGCTTCATGGATGGTCTGATCAACTCTTCCCAAGACGTGGGCTATCTACGCCAACAGGGGATTATAGATCATGGGCTGGGGAGCGAGGACGACGTGGCACGGCTCTTCAACGGTCTGTGTAGAGAGATCGCGTTCAACATGAATGATTGTTATCTTTCGCACGTGTCTGATGAGGTGAATAAGTACTTCGATCGGAGGTGGCACGTGTGGCGGGCTAGCTTGAAGCATGAGTATTTTCGCCATCCGTGGGCCATCATTTCTCTTGTGGCTGCGATTCTTCTGATCGGCCTCACGCTCGCGCAGACATTCTACACAATTTTTCCTTACTACGTTCCTTCCTCTTAG